The following are encoded together in the Myxocyprinus asiaticus isolate MX2 ecotype Aquarium Trade chromosome 7, UBuf_Myxa_2, whole genome shotgun sequence genome:
- the si:ch211-145b13.6 gene encoding erythroblast NAD(P)(+)--arginine ADP-ribosyltransferase, translating into MGGVRFPALLCVLLHTTVVQVADEVMGMLPESVDFSYSNCRDEMLQMVTKPGGLLQRELNNNPYFKSMWQSNATCKKRIPGGTKEHMAALQSYVEADTKFQEVFNTWFYTKGRNSTSYQDFPFKSLYFLLTDAMRLLGKDMCQTVYSGTEEKYMATVGEMFSFRSFFPATFKFSDASEDTGNNGGTVFNITSCFVVSLDENVCEPEEMDLLIYPTEVFTVEAIRTVNNSNDKFTEITLIHSKLHSPFNCSSLLDFPTPEESSSNSSSSLLAPFLMVYFYTLAL; encoded by the exons ACTGTGGTGCAGGTAGCTGATGAGGTGATGGGCATGCTTCCTGAATCTGTGGATTTCTCATACAGCAATTGTAGGGACGAGATGCTGCAAATGGTCACAAAACCAGGAGGTCTGCTCCAGAGAGAGCTTAACAATAATCCATATTTTAAGTCAATGTGGCAAAGTAATGCAACATGTAAGAAGAGGATTCCAGGGGGTACAAAGGAGCACATGGCTGCATTGCAGAGCTATGTAGAAGCTGATACTAAATTTCAAGAAGTATTCAATACATGGTTTTACACCAAAGGCAGGAACAGCACAAGTTACCAAGATTTTCCTTTCAAATCACTTTATTTCCTGCTGACAGATGCCATGCGACTTTTAGGCAAAGACATGTGTCAAACAGTGTACTCTGGCACAGAGGAGAAGTATATGGCAACAGTTGGAGAGATGTTCAGTTTTAGGAGTTTTTTTCCAGCCACATTTAAATTTAGTGATGCATCTGAAGATACCGGAAATAATGGCGGGACTGTTTTCAACATCACTTCCTGTTTTGTGGTCAGCCTTGATGAAAATGTGTGTGAACCAGAGGAAATGGATCTGCTAATATATCCCACTGAAGTTTTCACAGTTGAGGCTATCAGGACTGTTAACAATAGTAATGATAAGTTTACAGAGATCACCTTAATACATTCAAAGCTTCACAGTCCTTTCAACTGTAGCTCCCTTCTCGA CTTTCCCACACCTGAGGAATCCTCTTCAAATTCGAGTTCCAGCTTACTGGCTCCCTTTCTCATGGTTTACTTTTACACACTGGCTCTGTAA